The sequence below is a genomic window from bacterium.
GGATCGTGGCGATACATGCGCTCCGCGATCGTGTGATTGCCCATCAAGTATTGCACGCATCGTCCGCCGTCGCCCGCGAGAGCCATCAGGGGTGTCACGTCCGAGCTCCAGTAGATCAGAAACCCGTGTGGTGCGGCCGCCTCGGTCACGGCCAGCACTTCGTCCCAACCGGCGCGCTTCAGAACGAGCCCGGCGAATCTTTCGCGATCGAACTGTGGCACGGCGTCCTCGTAACGTTGGCGGAAGGCCTCGAATGGATCGGTGACCTCGATGACCAACCGATTGACCTGATGAGGGATGACTCTCATGACGCCGGCGGCTGTCTTGAGCTCAGTAGGCCGCGAACGGAGAGTCGGAAGCTAGAAACGCTGTCGCCTGCCGCGTAAAGGACTCGTGAAATTGGAAGAGAGAGCCATGCCCGGAGTCGGGATACGTCAAAAGGACGGCGTTAGGCTGGTTTTCGCTCAACCAGTAGGAGTTTCGGACAGGAATCATTTCGTCATGGATACCGTTCACGACAAGGGTTGGCTGACGGATGTTCTTTAGGTTGGCGAAGCGCTCGCCCGTGAATTGCTCCCACTCACGAAACGCCGCCATTTGAGCGGCGGCGACCTCCGGTCTCGAGGCCGGCTCAAGATCCTCCTTCCGTTGCGCAAGCCTTTCGATAAATGCCTCACCCGCTGCCTGGCTCGACTCGGTCAGCGCAAAGAAGATCTTCGGCAGAACCGCGTATCCTCGAAGATTCGGATCACCGATGTACTTGGCCAGCCTGGGTTTCTCGAGGTGCATGACATCTTCTCCGCCTCGCGGAGCGGTGCCAACGAGGATCATCCTCCGAAAGATCGAGGGGCGATCCTGCACCATTTGCTGCGCGACCATCCCGCCAAGCGAGAATCCGAGGACGTCGCAGGTATCCACTTCCAGGCCGTCCAGGAAAGCCAAGGCATGCGTCGCCATGCCGGCTACAGTTCCGGGCACCTTACCAGTGGACCGTCCTACCCCTGCGCTTTCGAACAGAATGACTTCTCGTCCCGATGCCAGCGGGTCAGTGACGGCGGGATCCCAATTGTCTAGCGTCCCCTGGAAGTGCTGAAGAAACAGCAGTGGATGTCCGGAGCCCTTCCCAAAACGGCGGTAGGCATATCTCTCGTTTTTCACTTGGAGGAACTGCGTTGGGGCGGTGATGTTGCTGATAGTCTTCGTGGTTGACATAATGTTGACCCCCCTTTCTGACAGATGTCCGAGCTCATTCCTGACATTTGCGATCAACCCAGTCCGCGCTCTTCTCGCTGAAGGCGTAGTTGACGGCGCATCGTTGCTCGAGGATGCCACACTCGGCGACTACATTCATCGTCCGTTCGGGCCAGCGGGCAGCGTCCGAACGGGCCGACTGGCTGAGCCTCCTCAAGGTGCCTAATAACAGCACGTGCCCGTGATCTTCGGGCCTCATCCTCGCGAGGTTATTTCCGAGGCCGAACCGTGTTTGTCATCACGTTGTACACGTCTGCCGCTTGCTCAAGCAAGAACGCCTGGTTAATCG
It includes:
- a CDS encoding DUF302 domain-containing protein, producing MRVIPHQVNRLVIEVTDPFEAFRQRYEDAVPQFDRERFAGLVLKRAGWDEVLAVTEAAAPHGFLIYWSSDVTPLMALAGDGGRCVQYLMGNHTIAERMYRHDPAVMLYAPLRTAICTGPDDRTYFVVDQPSTVFSSFGVREITEVGRELDRKLAGLLKALGVPVPDVLAEK
- a CDS encoding alpha/beta hydrolase gives rise to the protein MIANVRNELGHLSERGVNIMSTTKTISNITAPTQFLQVKNERYAYRRFGKGSGHPLLFLQHFQGTLDNWDPAVTDPLASGREVILFESAGVGRSTGKVPGTVAGMATHALAFLDGLEVDTCDVLGFSLGGMVAQQMVQDRPSIFRRMILVGTAPRGGEDVMHLEKPRLAKYIGDPNLRGYAVLPKIFFALTESSQAAGEAFIERLAQRKEDLEPASRPEVAAAQMAAFREWEQFTGERFANLKNIRQPTLVVNGIHDEMIPVRNSYWLSENQPNAVLLTYPDSGHGSLFQFHESFTRQATAFLASDSPFAAY